In Drosophila simulans strain w501 chromosome 3R, Prin_Dsim_3.1, whole genome shotgun sequence, a single window of DNA contains:
- the LOC27208103 gene encoding peptidyl-prolyl cis-trans isomerase CPR6, producing the protein MDWYVGTEWEDKNRGLAKKVIGLQFTEMDKPTIISTVEFSVNKKAANLGGRPSKYLASDKATTYPQKHSLEMGTSLTAVDCYLELLLQQFVPGETAACSITTKTGERIEFELKLEKIVKNTQVEKLSAAEIYELALRLKESGVATFKTFPKFAFDYFVRAAKLLITYKPFDKLNKKTNGINGPAVEALFIQIQTNLAACLLQEKRYEHVIYHTQFVETEESPSEKSIYRRALAYYHLKEFAKAQATIERMPNYEEKREFSKLRDNIAASWKDSNAHYKEVVQRMFS; encoded by the coding sequence ATGGACTGGTACGTGGGCACAGAGTGGGAGGACAAGAATCGTGGTCTGGCCAAGAAGGTAATTGGCCTCCAGTTCACCGAAATGGACAAGCCCACGATAATCAGTACGGTGGAATTCAGTGTCAACAAGAAAGCCGCCAATTTGGGTGGACGACctagcaaatatttggccagcGATAAGGCCACGACGTATCCTCAAAAGCACAGCCTGGAAATGGGCACCAGCCTGACAGCAGTGGACTGCTacttggagctgctgctgcagcaatttgTGCCTGGTGAAACGGCAGCCTGTAGCATCACGACCAAAACCGGCGAACGGATTGAATTCGAACTGAAGCTGGAAAAGATTGTGAAGAACACTCAGGTGGAGAAGCTAAGCGCTGCAGAGATATATGAGTTGGCACTGCGTCTCAAGGAGAGCGGCGTGGCCACCTTTAAGACGTTCCCGAAATTCGCCTTTGATTACTTTGTGCGTGCCGCAAAGTTGCTGATCACCTACAAACCCTTCGACAAACTGAACAAAAAGACCAATGGCATCAACGGCCCGGCAGTGGAGGCGCTCTTCATCCAGATACAGACCAACCTGGCCGCCTGTTTGCTGCAGGAGAAACGATACGAGCATGTAATCTACCACACGCAGTTTGTGGAGACGGAGGAGAGCCCCAGCGAGAAGAGCATCTACCGGCGTGCACTGGCCTACTATCACCTGAAGGAGTTCGCCAAGGCGCAGGCCACCATCGAGCGAATGCCCAACTACGAGGAGAAGCGAGAGTTCAGCAAGCTGCGCGACAACATCGCTGCCAGCTGGAAGGATAGCAATGCCCATTACAAGGAGGTAGTGCAGCGTATGTTTAGTTAG
- the LOC6727236 gene encoding protein Peter pan codes for MGGKKKVHPKTRTAAFKASEPSEIVEAPHSFVIHRGLACPYIMDLTLDFRRIMEPFTASNLREKRMNRIKDFVSLSSFFHVSHMGIFNKASTQLSFKVVRLPRGPSLTFKVHQFTLARDVISLSKKQMIDNDHFKHAPLVIMNNFSGDGKHLKLMATTFQNMFPSINLATVNIGTIRRCVLFSYNPDTKLVEMRHYSVQVVPVGLKRAVQKIVKGTVPNLGKCKEVVDFVIKDGYASESEAEDDEQSHVVLAQTLKSRGNLEDNKSSIKLHEIGPRLTLQLIKIEEGLLTGEVLYHDHVVKTEDEKEILRKLVEKKRKQKEQRKKEQAENRARNLKLKKDEKWAAKRAAEGRTDSDPEDDAEYYKEEVGEEPDEELFKMEAKSSRKRPSLGGGMKYKNKRAKLDTKDKNDKSDRKDKYDRKDKFDRKDKKDKFDPKNRRAKFDPKNKRAKFDNRKSRKSK; via the exons ATGGGCGGTAAGAAAAAAGTGCATCCGAAGACGCGCACGGCGGCCTTCAAGGCCAGCGAGCCGAGCGAGATCGTGGAGGCGCCGCACTCCTTCGTCATCCATCGCGGCCTCGCCTGTCCGTACATCATGGACCTCACCCTGGACTTCCGCCGCATCATGGAGCCCTTCACGGCCAGCAATCTGCGCGAGAAGCGGATGAACCGCATCAAGGACTTTGTCAGCCTGAGCAGCTTCTTCCACGTCTCCCACATGGGCATCTTCAACAAGGCATCCACGCAGCTGTCCTTCAAAGTGGTCCGCCTGCCGCGCGGTCCATCGCTTACTTTTaag GTTCACCAGTTCACCCTGGCCAGAGATGTGATCTCGCTAAGCAAAAAGCAGATGATTGACAATGATCACTTCAAACACGCTCCGCTGGTCATCATGAACAACTTCAGTGGCGACGGCAAGCACCTTAAGCTGATGGCCACCACGTTCCAGAACATGTTCCCCTCCATCAACTTGGCCACGGTCAATATCGGCACCATTCGTCGCTGCGTCCTGTTCTCCTACAATCCGGACACGAAGCTGGTCGAGATGCGTCACTACTCTGTGCAGGTGGTGCCGGTGGGCTTGAAGCGGGCGGTCCAGAAAATCGTCAAAGGAACGGTGCCCAATCTGGGCAAGTGTAAGGAAGTCGTGGACTTTGTGATCAA GGACGGCTATGCCTCCGAATCAGAGGCCGAAGATGACGAGCAGTCACACGTGGTGCTGGCACAGACTCTTAAAAGCAGGGGCAACTTGGAGGACAACAAGAGCTCCATAAAGCTACACGAGATCGGACCTCGTCTAACCCTGCAGCTCATCAAAATAGAAGAGGGCCTTCTGACGGGCGAAGTTCTGTATCACGATCATGTGGTCAAGACAGAGGACGAAAAGGAAATCCTGCGCAAGCTGGTCGAAAAGAAGCGaaagcagaaggagcagcgcAAGAAGGAGCAGGCAGAGAATCGTGCCCGCAACCTAAAGCTTAAGAAGGATGAAAAGTGGGCTGCCAAGAGGGCGGCAGAGGGACGCACTGATAGCGACCCCGAGGATGATGCGGAGTACTACAAGGAGGAAGTCGGCGAGGAACCAGACGAAG AACTCTTCAAAATGGAAGCGAAGTCCTCCCGAAAGCGGCCTAGTTTGGGCGGCGGAATGAAATACAAGAACAAGCGGGCTAAGCTGGATACCAAGGACAAGAATGACAAATCTGACCGCAAGGACAAGTACGATCGTAAGGACAAGTTCGATCGCAAGGACAAGAAGGACAAATTCGACCCCAAGAACAGGAGAGCCAAGTTCGATCCCAAAAACAAGCGCGCCAAGTTTGACAACAGAAAGAGTAGAAAATCAAAGTAG